TCGGCCTGCTGTTATTGCCGCTGCTGTCGCTCGCCCTGCCGGCGTGGCAATGGTCGGTCGTCCCCGATGGTTTGCTGTCGCAGCCATCGCCCCTTGCAAGCACGAGCGCCGCCGTGACCGAGAAGCCCGCGGCGCCGAGTCGGGTTGATGCTTCACCGCTTTCGCCCGCCGGCGGCGCAAAAGAGATGACTACCGCGCGCCCGCCGGCGCACCATTCGCAGCCGCACAGGGCGACAGGCTCAAGCGCGACGACTCAAGCGCCCGCCGAAGCGCTTCCCCCAGGCGACGCGGTCAGCGCTTCGACGCAAAGTAATGCGCCTTACGAAGCCGCGCCGCCGCCCGGTCGTGGTCTGTGGAAGGGTATTCAGTGGGCGGTGATGGGCTGGCTCGCCGGGGCGGCGCTGATCCTGGCGCACCTGCTCATCGGCCTGGCGCGTGTCTGGCAACTACAGCATCGCGCCGAGCGCGTGACCGATGGCGAATGGCTGTCGCTGGTCGAGCGGCTGTCGCGTCGCCTGATGTTGACTCAACCGGTTGCCTTACGCCGTAGCCCGCGCGTCACCATGCCGATGGCTTGCGGGCTGGTGCGTTCGTCCATTCTGTTGCCGGCGGACGCGAGCGACTGGCCGGAGGAGCGGCGCGAAGTAGTCTTGCTGCATGAGCTGGCGCACGTCAAACGCCGCGACTGTCTGACACAGCTAATGGCGCAGGCGGCATGTGCCTTCTACTGGTTCAACCCGCTGGCATGGGTGGCGGCGCGGCGGCTGCGCATCGAGCGCGAGCGCGCCTGCGACGATCAAGTGCT
The sequence above is a segment of the Blastocatellia bacterium genome. Coding sequences within it:
- a CDS encoding M56 family metallopeptidase — translated: MMAYVFIEPAALTQENGWPALLIALAAKSMLILGLAAVIAFALRRAAAASRHLVWNMALVGLLLLPLLSLALPAWQWSVVPDGLLSQPSPLASTSAAVTEKPAAPSRVDASPLSPAGGAKEMTTARPPAHHSQPHRATGSSATTQAPAEALPPGDAVSASTQSNAPYEAAPPPGRGLWKGIQWAVMGWLAGAALILAHLLIGLARVWQLQHRAERVTDGEWLSLVERLSRRLMLTQPVALRRSPRVTMPMACGLVRSSILLPADASDWPEERREVVLLHELAHVKRRDCLTQLMAQAACAFYWFNPLAWVAARRLRIERERACDDQVLDAGAKASDYADHLLDIARSMGATPTALMAAVAIARRSQLEGRLLAILDPGLRRRALNRATVTFVAIVMLGLVLPLAMLRPAAIAQTKRPRPATAVPPAAPQAPDTPPAPGAPASALPAIPAAPPAPPDTAAPQAALAPA